Within the Candidatus Izemoplasma sp. genome, the region GCTTGTGTATCTAATCTGGCGTCCTAAACCATCCGTAAAAAGGTCCGCTACTTGATGGTAGGTTAAGGCTTCTTTACCTGTAAGTGTATATGCTTTATTGGCATGTTTCTGAGGCTCTAAAAAAATCGTTCCAATAACCTCTCCGATATCTTTACCTGAGATAAAACTGGTTTTCGCATTTTTTGCTGGAATAACAATGCAGTCTGTTTCTTTAATATCTTTTCCATGTGGTGTGATGAGATTTTCCATAAAGAAACTCGGTCGTATAAAGGTATATGGAATCAATTGTTTCTTAATATATTTTTCGATTTTACCGTGGGGTGGAATCGGATTTTTTTCAACACCCATTAGCGATAAGAACACCACATGTTTTATCTCACGTTGTTTCATCGCATCTATAAAAGGATAAAAGGCTTTAGGATCACCGATCTGTGGTGGTCTGATAAAAAAGACATCGTCAACCTCTTTTAAAGCATCATCGTAGGTTGACTGATCATCAAAGTCAAAGGGCACGATTGGTACCTGTTTATCATCATTTTTATGCGAATGATACAGTCCTAACTTATATGCTAGATTCTTACTCTTTAAAAAAGCAACAACATGTTTCCCAACTGTCCCAGTGCCACCAATAATTAAAATCATAATGTCTCCCAATAATCGTTTGTTAAACTCTTAGCTTTGTTTAACTCATTTAAAAACATTGATACATCTTCCTTCTTCTGCCAATTCGTGTTTGGCACAAGCGCCGCTATTGCTCGCATTTGTGTTTCAATATCTTTAGGTACGGTTTTTATATGTTGAAATAACATCTCTTTTCCTAATAATGTCAGATGATACTCAACGGTTTTTCCTGCTTTTTTCTTGGTTACGTACCCCGCATCAAACCAGTTCCCCAAATGCAA harbors:
- a CDS encoding NmrA family NAD(P)-binding protein, which translates into the protein MILIIGGTGTVGKHVVAFLKSKNLAYKLGLYHSHKNDDKQVPIVPFDFDDQSTYDDALKEVDDVFFIRPPQIGDPKAFYPFIDAMKQREIKHVVFLSLMGVEKNPIPPHGKIEKYIKKQLIPYTFIRPSFFMENLITPHGKDIKETDCIVIPAKNAKTSFISGKDIGEVIGTIFLEPQKHANKAYTLTGKEALTYHQVADLFTDGLGRQIRYTSPNFLRYYRHMRTRHFDRKYIIVTIFLYIMTRLNTASDVTNTVNSLLKKDPETMKAFIERHQEVWQ